The following proteins are encoded in a genomic region of Neomicrococcus aestuarii:
- a CDS encoding ABC transporter ATP-binding protein, whose amino-acid sequence MTENNEAEYTDKPTLEPAAKKGPVLEVTNLSVDFGVDREWVPAAMDVSFHVNAGEVLALVGESGSGKSVSTMATLGLLPSNARTSGSVKVNGREILNASPAKLRQVRGQEVAVIFQEPMTALNPVYTVGFQIIETLRLHTEMSPKQAEERALEMLALVELPDPKKAFRSYPHQLSGGQRQRAMIAQSLSTDPRLLIADEPTTALDVTVQAEILDLMRNLRNKLNAAIVLITHDMGVVADLSDRIAVMRHGRIVETGSSAEIFANPKHPYTQDLLAAVPKLGQGSESDSEVDIVAAVAAATNVELEETADAEEFARREAQIKAEAKIAAKDSHRLTDRPVVLELKDVAIEYPKQGRVPAFRAVEHADLIVHQGEVVGLVGESGSGKTTIGRAAVGLLPVAEGSLVVNGREIFGLKSTSKEMHDVRRNVGVVFQDPSSSLNPRLPIGESIGEPMYLAGVAKGAELQKRIERLLDQVELPRAYRNRYPHELSGGQKQRVGIARALSLEPKLMVADEPTSALDVSVQAKVLDLFQNLQREMGFACLFVTHDLAVIDVLASHIVVMRHGRIVEQGSRDEILRNPQDAYTQRLMAAVPVPDPEIQRQRRELRQKLAESNAS is encoded by the coding sequence ATGACTGAGAACAACGAAGCCGAATACACGGACAAGCCAACGCTTGAGCCGGCCGCGAAGAAGGGTCCGGTGCTTGAGGTCACCAACCTTTCGGTGGACTTTGGCGTGGACCGCGAATGGGTCCCCGCAGCGATGGACGTGAGCTTCCACGTGAACGCCGGCGAAGTGCTGGCCCTCGTAGGCGAGTCCGGTTCCGGAAAGTCCGTTTCCACCATGGCCACCTTGGGGCTCTTGCCGTCGAACGCTCGCACGAGCGGTTCGGTCAAGGTCAACGGCCGCGAGATCCTCAACGCTTCGCCAGCGAAACTTCGCCAAGTGCGCGGCCAAGAGGTCGCCGTGATCTTCCAGGAGCCCATGACGGCTCTGAACCCGGTGTACACCGTGGGCTTCCAAATCATTGAGACCTTGCGACTCCACACGGAGATGTCGCCCAAGCAAGCTGAAGAGCGCGCTTTGGAGATGTTGGCTCTCGTGGAACTTCCAGATCCCAAGAAAGCCTTCCGGTCCTACCCACACCAGTTGTCCGGCGGTCAGCGTCAGCGCGCCATGATTGCGCAGTCGCTCTCCACGGATCCACGATTGCTCATCGCCGATGAGCCCACCACCGCTCTTGACGTGACGGTTCAGGCCGAAATCCTGGACCTCATGCGCAACCTGCGAAACAAGCTGAACGCGGCGATCGTCTTGATCACACACGACATGGGCGTAGTCGCGGACCTGTCCGACCGCATCGCCGTGATGCGTCATGGTCGCATCGTGGAGACCGGTTCTTCGGCCGAGATCTTCGCGAACCCGAAGCACCCTTACACGCAGGACTTGTTGGCCGCCGTGCCGAAGCTGGGTCAGGGTAGCGAGAGCGATTCCGAGGTGGACATCGTGGCAGCCGTTGCGGCAGCCACCAATGTTGAGCTCGAAGAGACCGCTGATGCTGAAGAGTTTGCGCGCCGCGAAGCCCAGATCAAGGCAGAAGCCAAGATTGCGGCAAAGGACAGCCACCGTCTCACGGACCGCCCCGTGGTGTTGGAACTCAAAGATGTTGCCATCGAGTACCCCAAGCAGGGTCGCGTTCCCGCGTTCCGCGCGGTGGAGCATGCGGACCTGATTGTTCATCAGGGCGAAGTGGTGGGCTTGGTGGGCGAGTCTGGCTCCGGCAAGACGACCATTGGCCGCGCAGCCGTTGGCCTCCTGCCTGTGGCCGAAGGCTCACTGGTAGTCAACGGACGCGAAATCTTTGGCTTGAAGTCAACGTCGAAGGAAATGCATGACGTCCGCCGTAACGTCGGCGTGGTCTTCCAGGACCCGTCGAGCTCACTGAACCCCCGCTTGCCGATCGGCGAATCCATTGGCGAGCCAATGTATCTCGCTGGCGTAGCCAAGGGCGCCGAACTCCAGAAGCGCATCGAGCGTTTGCTGGACCAGGTGGAGCTGCCTCGCGCGTACCGTAACCGTTACCCGCACGAACTCTCCGGCGGTCAGAAGCAGCGCGTGGGCATCGCTCGAGCGCTTTCCCTCGAGCCAAAGCTCATGGTGGCAGATGAGCCAACCTCCGCTTTGGACGTGTCCGTGCAGGCCAAGGTCTTGGACTTGTTCCAGAACTTGCAGCGAGAAATGGGATTCGCGTGCCTCTTCGTGACCCACGACCTCGCGGTCATCGACGTACTCGCTTCCCACATTGTGGTGATGCGTCACGGTCGGATCGTGGAGCAGGGATCGCGCGATGAAATCCTGCGCAACCCTCAGGACGCTTACACGCAGCGACTCATGGCTGCGGTTCCGGTGCCGGATCCAGAAATCCAGCGTCAGCGTCGCGAACTGCGCCAGAAATTGGCAGAATCGAACGCTTCGTAA
- the dapC gene encoding succinyldiaminopimelate transaminase produces the protein MLTLPDYPWDTLAPYRKLAAEHPDGVVDLSIGTPVDPTPAVIQDALRAAADAPGYPGTHGTPALREAIAAWYVRRRRSPDLQAQDIMPTIGSKELVAWLPLFLGLGPGDIMVRPLVAYPTYDIGALLVGAESIAADSLRDLTDEQRSRVKLVWTNSPGNPTGKVLDAAGLREIVDDARSLGAVVAADECYAELGWGDWEEHVPCILEPAVSGGDLTNLLSVYSLSKQSNVAGYRASFVAGAPNLMPTLINSRKHTGMIMPYPVQEALRVAISDDAHVQVQKDLYRARREALKPALEAFGFSVHFSEAGLYLWCTAGKDSWESIQDLAELGIIAGPGVFYGDAGAGFVRVSLTASDERIASAVSRLTKRN, from the coding sequence ATGCTCACGCTCCCGGACTACCCCTGGGACACGCTCGCGCCGTACCGTAAGCTCGCGGCCGAGCACCCGGACGGAGTAGTGGACTTGTCCATCGGTACACCCGTGGATCCCACGCCTGCCGTCATCCAAGATGCGTTGCGCGCCGCCGCCGACGCACCCGGATACCCCGGTACGCACGGAACCCCCGCTCTGCGCGAGGCAATTGCGGCATGGTACGTACGACGACGCCGCTCACCAGATCTGCAGGCGCAGGACATTATGCCCACGATTGGTTCCAAGGAACTCGTGGCGTGGTTGCCGCTGTTTCTAGGACTCGGTCCGGGCGACATCATGGTGCGACCGCTGGTGGCGTACCCGACCTATGACATTGGCGCTCTCTTGGTCGGCGCCGAATCTATCGCAGCCGATTCCTTGCGCGATCTCACGGACGAACAGCGTTCGCGCGTGAAGCTCGTGTGGACGAACTCCCCGGGCAACCCCACGGGCAAGGTGCTTGATGCTGCTGGGCTACGCGAAATCGTGGACGATGCGCGTTCCTTGGGCGCCGTTGTGGCAGCCGACGAATGCTACGCCGAGCTCGGTTGGGGCGACTGGGAAGAGCACGTGCCGTGCATCCTGGAACCCGCAGTATCCGGTGGAGACCTGACGAACTTGCTGTCCGTCTACTCGCTGTCCAAGCAATCCAACGTGGCTGGATACCGGGCCTCGTTTGTTGCTGGCGCACCGAATCTCATGCCGACCCTGATCAACTCACGCAAGCACACCGGCATGATCATGCCGTACCCCGTGCAAGAAGCATTGCGTGTAGCCATCTCCGACGACGCTCACGTGCAGGTTCAAAAGGACTTGTACCGGGCGCGCCGCGAAGCGTTGAAGCCAGCGCTTGAAGCCTTCGGGTTCTCCGTTCACTTTTCCGAAGCCGGACTGTACTTGTGGTGCACCGCAGGCAAAGATTCGTGGGAGAGTATTCAGGATCTGGCCGAGTTAGGAATCATTGCGGGGCCGGGCGTATTTTATGGGGATGCGGGCGCCGGCTTTGTGCGCGTTTCCCTTACTGCGAGTGATGAACGAATTGCGTCAGCGGTGTCCCGCCTGACGAAACGAAATTAG
- a CDS encoding PH domain-containing protein codes for MASNANRFPDYTFRPRNALILAIVAIILCAVGVVASVLGGVHWFGVLLWLTAGLLAYILWVHPRVAVTDDAVTFVNPFSDVTIPWDAIINVETKYSVTVNTPGKKYAAWAAPAPGATSSLRESRRTEREYQRADGRDKAKFTTMRAGDHFTTDSGIVAKQIRDRLADKAERGLLDIDRTETAVVCRRWNLLHLASLLLLLVATVVTGIAAV; via the coding sequence ATGGCTTCGAATGCAAACCGGTTCCCGGACTACACCTTCCGCCCTCGCAATGCGCTGATCTTGGCGATCGTCGCGATAATTCTGTGTGCCGTGGGCGTTGTAGCCTCGGTGCTGGGTGGAGTGCACTGGTTCGGCGTGCTGTTGTGGCTGACGGCCGGCCTTTTGGCCTACATCCTGTGGGTGCATCCGCGAGTGGCAGTGACCGATGATGCGGTGACGTTCGTCAATCCGTTCAGCGATGTCACCATCCCGTGGGACGCCATCATCAACGTGGAGACCAAGTACTCCGTCACCGTGAACACGCCCGGCAAGAAATACGCTGCGTGGGCTGCCCCAGCACCGGGTGCCACGAGCTCCTTGCGGGAATCGCGCCGGACCGAGCGTGAATACCAGCGCGCTGATGGCCGGGACAAAGCCAAGTTCACCACCATGCGTGCCGGTGATCACTTCACGACGGATTCCGGCATTGTCGCCAAGCAGATCCGAGATCGACTCGCGGACAAAGCGGAGCGAGGCCTTCTGGATATCGACCGAACCGAGACCGCAGTGGTCTGTCGCCGATGGAATCTTCTCCATCTTGCTTCCCTCCTTCTCTTGCTCGTGGCGACCGTCGTCACCGGAATCGCTGCTGTCTAA
- a CDS encoding citrate synthase — MTENTARLQFADKSVDLSVVEAVEGNNGFAISPLLKETGNVTYDPGYMNTAGVKSAITFIDGDQGILRYRGYPIEQLAENSSFLEVSYLLIYGELPTPEQRDAFDTKIRRHTLLHEELKGFFDGFPRDAHPMPVLSSAVSALSTWYQDSLNPFDPEQVELSTIRLLSKVPVIAAYAHKKSIGQALLYPDNSMNLVENFMRLCFGLAAEPYELDPEMVKILDLLFVLHADHEQNCSTSTVRLVGSSDANLFASVSAGVNALFGPAHGGANEAVLKMLRQIQAEGISPEKYMEKVKNKEDGVRLMGFGHRVYKNYDPRAKIIKKAAESVLAKSAGGDELLDIAMRLEERALADDYFIQRKLYPNVDFYTGIIYKAMGFPEKMFTVLFAIGRLPGWIAQWREMMEDPERKIGRPRQIYTGSSEREYPQF, encoded by the coding sequence ATGACTGAAAACACTGCGCGACTCCAGTTCGCGGATAAGAGTGTTGATCTGAGTGTTGTAGAGGCCGTTGAAGGTAACAACGGTTTTGCAATCTCTCCTTTGCTCAAGGAAACGGGCAACGTCACGTACGACCCCGGATACATGAACACCGCTGGCGTAAAGTCCGCCATCACGTTCATCGACGGTGACCAGGGCATCCTGCGTTATCGCGGTTATCCCATTGAGCAGTTGGCCGAGAACTCGAGCTTCCTCGAGGTCTCCTACCTGTTGATCTACGGCGAGTTGCCAACCCCCGAGCAGCGCGACGCCTTCGATACGAAGATCCGCCGCCACACCCTGCTTCACGAAGAGCTCAAGGGCTTCTTCGACGGCTTCCCACGCGACGCGCACCCGATGCCAGTGCTGTCCTCGGCAGTTTCCGCGCTGTCCACGTGGTACCAGGACTCCCTGAACCCATTCGATCCGGAGCAGGTTGAACTCTCCACGATCCGTTTGCTGTCCAAGGTTCCGGTCATCGCAGCCTACGCACACAAGAAGTCCATCGGTCAGGCGCTCCTGTACCCGGACAACTCCATGAACCTTGTGGAGAACTTCATGCGTTTGTGCTTCGGCCTTGCCGCCGAACCATACGAGCTCGATCCTGAAATGGTCAAGATCCTTGACCTGCTCTTCGTGCTCCACGCAGACCACGAGCAGAACTGCTCCACCTCCACAGTTCGTTTGGTGGGCTCCTCTGACGCCAACCTCTTCGCATCCGTTTCCGCTGGTGTGAACGCTTTGTTCGGCCCAGCACACGGTGGCGCTAACGAAGCCGTGCTGAAGATGCTTCGCCAGATCCAGGCCGAGGGTATTTCCCCGGAGAAGTACATGGAGAAGGTCAAGAACAAGGAAGACGGCGTCCGCCTCATGGGCTTCGGACACCGCGTCTATAAGAACTACGACCCACGCGCCAAGATCATCAAGAAGGCCGCCGAGAGCGTCCTCGCGAAGTCTGCCGGTGGCGACGAGTTGTTGGATATCGCCATGCGCCTCGAAGAGCGAGCACTGGCCGATGATTACTTCATCCAGCGCAAGCTTTACCCGAACGTGGACTTCTACACGGGCATCATCTACAAGGCCATGGGCTTCCCGGAGAAGATGTTCACCGTACTATTCGCTATCGGTCGCCTTCCAGGCTGGATCGCCCAGTGGCGCGAAATGATGGAAGACCCAGAGCGCAAGATCGGCCGTCCGCGCCAGATCTACACGGGTTCGTCCGAGCGCGAATACCCGCAGTTCTAA
- a CDS encoding ArsR/SmtB family transcription factor: protein MATDEEVQARARALSSPVRLRILRLCLHKARTNKEIADLLGINPATSLHHVRTLLANGFIEAEEERRGKRGAKEVPYRATKKSWGTRIPDASPVLVETFLQEIDGLAPDEMQIMRVGLKLSEEDQKEFLQRMSDLVTEYAFRPSDEDGLATSLFVAHHVDQTAN, encoded by the coding sequence ATGGCAACTGACGAAGAAGTTCAAGCACGAGCCCGCGCGTTGAGCTCGCCCGTTCGACTCCGCATCCTGCGCTTGTGCCTGCACAAAGCACGCACCAATAAGGAGATCGCGGACCTGTTGGGGATCAACCCGGCAACGTCTTTGCATCACGTGCGCACGCTGCTTGCCAACGGTTTTATTGAAGCTGAAGAGGAGCGTCGCGGAAAGCGGGGCGCCAAAGAAGTCCCCTACCGGGCCACTAAGAAGTCCTGGGGAACCCGAATTCCAGACGCCTCCCCTGTTCTCGTGGAGACGTTCTTGCAAGAGATCGACGGCCTAGCGCCGGATGAAATGCAGATCATGCGCGTGGGGCTCAAGCTCAGCGAAGAGGATCAGAAAGAGTTTCTGCAGCGCATGTCTGACCTCGTGACGGAATACGCCTTCCGGCCATCGGACGAGGACGGCTTGGCCACGTCGCTGTTTGTAGCCCATCACGTGGACCAAACTGCCAACTGA
- the dapE gene encoding succinyl-diaminopimelate desuccinylase: MNSHPQSTQPSHLDLTQDVAQLTAQLIDIESVSGNEKVIADLVESSLRALGHLEVVRDGDTVMARTRLNRGERVILAGHLDTVPLPEPAPEGGDPRRGTVPSEWVGETLYGRGATDMKGGVAVQLAIAATVKEPVRDITFIFYDHEEVEASLSGLGRVARNFPEWLKADFAVLLEPTNGDVEGGCNGTTRFVARTHGVRAHSARAWRGKNAIHGAGEILRRLAEHEPLTRTVEGLEYRESLNAVRITGGVAGNVIPDACEIEINYRFAPSLSVDDAEAYVRELLDGFEVVRTDAASGARPGLDRPAAAAFVAAVGSQPKPKYGWTDVARFSELGVPAVNFGPGDSLLAHTDDENVKAADIQECLAALTRWLAS; this comes from the coding sequence GTGAACAGCCACCCACAGTCCACCCAGCCATCCCACTTGGACTTGACCCAGGATGTTGCCCAGTTGACGGCGCAGCTCATTGATATTGAGTCGGTCAGCGGGAATGAAAAGGTCATCGCTGACTTGGTGGAGTCGAGCTTGCGGGCATTGGGGCACCTCGAGGTGGTGCGCGATGGTGACACCGTCATGGCGCGTACCCGCTTGAATCGTGGGGAGCGCGTCATTTTGGCGGGCCACCTCGATACCGTTCCTTTGCCTGAACCTGCCCCTGAAGGCGGCGATCCGCGGCGCGGTACTGTGCCGTCGGAATGGGTGGGGGAGACGCTCTACGGGCGTGGTGCCACGGACATGAAGGGTGGCGTGGCGGTCCAGCTGGCAATTGCCGCGACCGTCAAAGAACCGGTCCGCGATATTACGTTCATTTTCTACGATCACGAGGAAGTTGAGGCGTCGCTGTCCGGCTTGGGCCGCGTGGCGCGGAACTTCCCGGAGTGGTTGAAGGCTGATTTCGCGGTGCTCTTGGAGCCTACGAATGGGGATGTTGAGGGCGGCTGCAACGGCACCACGCGCTTCGTGGCTCGTACTCACGGCGTGCGCGCGCACTCTGCCCGGGCGTGGCGCGGGAAGAATGCCATTCACGGTGCGGGGGAGATTCTGCGGCGTCTGGCCGAGCACGAGCCACTGACTCGCACGGTGGAGGGCCTCGAGTATCGCGAGTCGCTGAACGCGGTGCGCATTACCGGCGGCGTAGCGGGCAACGTGATTCCGGATGCTTGCGAGATTGAGATTAACTACCGGTTTGCGCCGTCGTTATCGGTGGACGACGCCGAAGCTTACGTTCGCGAGTTGCTGGACGGTTTTGAGGTGGTGAGGACGGATGCGGCATCGGGTGCTCGTCCTGGCTTGGATCGGCCGGCTGCGGCGGCGTTCGTGGCGGCCGTGGGGTCCCAGCCGAAGCCGAAGTATGGCTGGACGGACGTGGCGCGGTTCTCCGAGCTGGGCGTTCCTGCCGTGAACTTCGGCCCGGGCGATTCGCTCTTGGCGCACACTGACGATGAAAACGTCAAAGCCGCGGACATCCAAGAATGTCTCGCGGCTTTGACGAGGTGGCTTGCTAGCTGA
- a CDS encoding acetyltransferase codes for MTSPTPAAARLLKHGAVGQRWVVRFALSEDDDAAHLGHSLSDALGLLTALSEDAVEIETRSGLVRVELSAVRLAKPVPPPRKPRRLAES; via the coding sequence GTGACATCCCCTACGCCCGCCGCCGCTCGCTTGCTGAAGCATGGCGCTGTGGGCCAGCGGTGGGTGGTTCGTTTTGCTCTTTCGGAGGACGACGACGCAGCTCACCTCGGTCACTCGCTCTCAGATGCGCTGGGGTTACTGACCGCGCTGAGTGAGGATGCGGTGGAGATCGAGACGCGTAGCGGGTTAGTTCGCGTGGAGTTATCCGCTGTCCGATTGGCGAAGCCGGTGCCTCCCCCACGGAAGCCGCGTCGTTTAGCGGAAAGTTAG
- the fdxA gene encoding ferredoxin — protein sequence MTYIIAQPCVDVKDKACIDECPVDCIYEGDRSLYIHPDECVDCGACEPVCPVEAIYYEDDVPEDWADYYKANVEFFDEIGSPGGAAKLGNTGKDHPLIAALPPQNA from the coding sequence GTGACGTACATCATCGCTCAGCCGTGTGTTGACGTAAAGGACAAGGCGTGCATCGATGAATGTCCTGTTGACTGCATCTACGAGGGCGATCGTTCGCTCTACATCCACCCGGACGAGTGCGTTGACTGCGGCGCTTGCGAGCCCGTCTGCCCAGTAGAGGCCATCTACTACGAAGACGACGTCCCAGAGGATTGGGCCGACTACTACAAGGCCAACGTCGAGTTCTTCGACGAGATCGGATCCCCGGGCGGAGCCGCAAAGCTCGGCAACACCGGTAAGGACCACCCGCTCATCGCGGCGCTACCTCCACAAAACGCCTAA
- the typA gene encoding translational GTPase TypA: MSDFSSEANTAVRNDLRNVAIVAHVDHGKTTLVDAMLGQTGAFSDHGEKEDRVMDSGELEREKGITILAKNTTVFYSGPAAEGNNIVINVIDTPGHADFGGEVERGLSMVDGVVLLVDSSEGPLPQTRFVLRKALAAKLPVILVVNKTDRPDARIEGVVSDSMDLLLGLASDLAEEVPDLDLDSVLDVPVVYASGKAGRASLEQPADGTLPNEEDLEPLFAAIIKHIPAPSYDPQEVLQAHVTNLDASPFLGRLALLRIFNGTLKKGQQVAWARQDGTTKTVKITELLATRGLDRVPAESAGPGEIVAVAGIEDIMIGETLTDLDNPKPLPLITVDDPAISMTVGINTSPLAGRVKGAKVTARQVKDRLERELIGNVSIKVLPTERPDAWEVQGRGELALAILVEQMRRENFELTVGKPQVVTKIVDGKVHEPIEHMTIDVPEEFLGAVTQLMAARKGRMSSMTNHGTGWVRMEFAVPARGLIGFRTKFLTETRGAGIASSYSGGYEPWAGDIEYRINGSLIADRAGVATPFAMINLQERGTFFVEPTSEVYEGMIVGENSRADDMDVNITKEKKLTNMRSSTADNFEGLTPPRKLTLEESLEFAREDECVEVTPESIRIRKVILDANERAKAARQRSRN; the protein is encoded by the coding sequence ATGTCTGATTTCTCCTCGGAAGCAAATACCGCAGTACGCAATGATTTGCGCAATGTCGCTATCGTTGCGCACGTTGACCACGGCAAGACCACTCTTGTGGACGCTATGCTCGGCCAGACCGGTGCTTTCTCTGATCACGGAGAAAAAGAAGACCGCGTTATGGACTCTGGCGAACTGGAACGCGAAAAGGGTATTACCATCCTCGCGAAGAACACCACCGTGTTCTACTCCGGTCCTGCCGCTGAAGGCAACAACATCGTCATCAACGTGATTGACACCCCGGGCCACGCCGACTTCGGTGGCGAAGTGGAACGCGGTCTGTCCATGGTTGATGGCGTGGTGCTCCTCGTTGACTCCTCCGAGGGCCCGCTCCCACAGACGCGCTTCGTATTGCGCAAGGCTCTTGCCGCGAAGCTCCCCGTTATCCTCGTGGTGAACAAGACCGACCGTCCCGATGCTCGCATCGAAGGCGTTGTCTCTGACTCCATGGACCTTCTCTTGGGCTTGGCTTCCGACCTCGCAGAAGAAGTTCCTGACCTTGACCTTGACTCCGTTCTGGATGTTCCTGTGGTTTACGCATCCGGTAAGGCCGGCCGCGCATCCCTCGAACAGCCTGCAGATGGCACGCTTCCTAACGAAGAAGACCTCGAGCCACTGTTCGCAGCCATCATCAAGCACATTCCTGCTCCTAGCTACGACCCGCAGGAAGTTCTTCAGGCACACGTCACCAACCTTGACGCATCGCCGTTCTTGGGCCGTTTGGCACTGCTCCGTATCTTCAACGGCACCCTGAAGAAGGGCCAGCAGGTTGCGTGGGCACGCCAGGATGGCACCACCAAGACCGTGAAGATCACCGAACTTCTTGCTACTCGCGGACTTGACCGCGTCCCAGCTGAATCCGCTGGACCAGGCGAGATCGTGGCTGTTGCAGGTATCGAAGACATCATGATTGGCGAGACCCTCACGGATCTCGACAACCCCAAGCCACTCCCACTGATCACCGTGGACGATCCTGCGATCTCCATGACCGTGGGTATCAACACCTCACCGCTGGCCGGCCGCGTCAAGGGCGCCAAGGTCACCGCGCGCCAGGTCAAGGACCGTTTGGAGCGCGAGCTCATCGGTAACGTGTCCATCAAGGTTCTTCCTACCGAGCGTCCAGACGCTTGGGAAGTTCAGGGCCGTGGCGAATTGGCACTGGCTATCCTCGTGGAGCAGATGCGTCGCGAAAACTTTGAGCTCACCGTGGGTAAGCCACAGGTTGTGACCAAGATTGTTGACGGCAAGGTGCACGAGCCAATCGAGCACATGACCATCGACGTTCCTGAAGAGTTCTTGGGCGCTGTCACGCAGCTCATGGCAGCTCGCAAGGGCCGCATGTCCTCCATGACCAACCACGGCACCGGCTGGGTTCGTATGGAATTCGCTGTTCCTGCCCGTGGCTTGATCGGCTTCCGTACCAAGTTCTTGACCGAAACCCGCGGCGCTGGCATCGCGTCCTCCTACTCCGGTGGCTACGAGCCATGGGCCGGCGACATCGAGTACCGCATCAACGGTTCGCTCATCGCCGACCGCGCCGGTGTGGCAACGCCGTTCGCCATGATCAACCTGCAAGAGCGCGGCACCTTCTTCGTGGAACCAACCTCTGAGGTCTACGAAGGCATGATCGTCGGCGAGAACTCCCGCGCAGATGACATGGACGTGAACATCACCAAGGAAAAGAAGCTCACCAACATGCGCTCTTCCACGGCTGATAACTTCGAAGGCCTGACGCCTCCTCGCAAGCTGACTTTGGAAGAGTCCCTCGAATTCGCTCGCGAAGACGAGTGTGTGGAAGTGACCCCAGAGTCCATCCGCATCCGCAAGGTCATCCTTGACGCCAACGAGCGCGCTAAGGCAGCTCGTCAGCGTTCACGCAACTAG
- the dapD gene encoding 2,3,4,5-tetrahydropyridine-2,6-dicarboxylate N-succinyltransferase — protein MTTTPSDSAVPETGLKIISGYGLATYAADGSVLDAWFPAPVLGGLDQAENLEGELRATADEDPDRGTRQEVIKLEIDGSVAPADTADAWLRLHALSHRLVQPNTINLDGVFGLLNNVVWTSAGPCAVKDFEMTRLRLKRRGTLTVYGVDKFPRMVDYVIPSGVRIGDADRVRLGAHLAEGTTVMHEGFVNFNAGTLGTSMVEGRISASVVVGDGSDIGGGASIMGTLSGGGKEKIVIGERVLLGANSGVGISIGDDCVVEAGLYVTAGSRVTLQGKTVKAVELSGVPNLLFRRNSTTGAIEALPRENQVVELNSALHAN, from the coding sequence ATGACTACAACGCCTTCTGACTCTGCCGTGCCCGAGACCGGGCTCAAGATCATTTCCGGATACGGCCTAGCCACCTACGCTGCGGACGGTTCCGTCCTCGACGCATGGTTCCCAGCTCCCGTGCTCGGCGGCCTTGATCAGGCCGAGAACCTCGAAGGTGAGCTGCGCGCTACCGCCGACGAAGATCCGGATCGTGGCACTCGCCAAGAAGTGATCAAGCTCGAGATCGATGGCTCGGTTGCTCCGGCCGACACCGCCGACGCATGGTTGCGTTTGCACGCTTTGTCCCACCGCCTGGTGCAGCCGAACACCATCAACCTCGATGGCGTCTTTGGCCTCTTGAACAACGTGGTGTGGACCAGCGCCGGCCCCTGCGCCGTGAAGGACTTCGAGATGACGCGCTTGCGCCTCAAGCGCCGCGGCACCCTGACCGTGTACGGCGTGGACAAGTTCCCACGCATGGTGGACTACGTGATCCCATCCGGCGTTCGCATCGGCGATGCCGACCGCGTACGTTTGGGCGCTCACTTGGCCGAAGGCACCACCGTGATGCACGAAGGCTTCGTGAACTTCAACGCTGGAACCTTGGGCACCTCCATGGTTGAGGGCCGCATCTCCGCGTCTGTTGTAGTGGGCGACGGTTCCGACATCGGCGGCGGCGCCTCCATCATGGGCACGCTGTCCGGTGGCGGCAAGGAAAAGATTGTCATCGGCGAGCGCGTGCTGTTGGGCGCAAACTCCGGCGTGGGAATCTCCATCGGCGACGACTGCGTTGTTGAAGCCGGCCTCTACGTCACCGCGGGCTCGCGAGTGACCCTGCAGGGCAAGACGGTCAAGGCTGTGGAACTCTCCGGCGTTCCTAACCTCTTGTTCCGTCGCAACTCCACCACGGGTGCTATCGAGGCGTTGCCTCGCGAGAACCAGGTGGTTGAGCTGAACTCGGCTTTGCACGCTAACTAA